From one Spirochaetaceae bacterium genomic stretch:
- a CDS encoding extracellular solute-binding protein, with product MSRLTLSLTTALLLSAGPLFATGEGEAAAAADMAPGAILPWTGAEVVYDGFGADLGIQEDPEAPVVQAYRETTGNVRIEWNTVPWNDYDTKLNLYLQSGDMPDIVWARESVPKAATYGPVGIFLDWDKYKEYMPNMQRWAAEFPHVNNVLTDKGERFAINDIANAEYIGEGYFYNANILAQAGIDGPPETMAEWLEQIKQIKAELPDVDAFLTQWGLSYFLHAFARPMDVKIRGVEYDQSTGQWVFGPFQPNYRTLIEFVHEAYAAGAFNADTIGESITSDRVAELQEQGNYAFTYIYYGQTTGIWDYEAGKRPPEGFQGMKPPSFDGDTYYWITVAHDTIPYWGYMASSKVKNPELLAAYIDNVMSEKSYELFEWGIEGLTFRRTDDGGYETLPEFANNTAGLRELGVGNFHDPRYIHYSDRAVTWFAKTKKGDVGRAAMAADIKRLQAGEMIPLVNWPRPVMTGEQNDEISKIMTPVNTFVEEERIKFITGDRDLSEWDDFIAEIRKLGDVDKVLSYYNGGKQFPMGERRYPILPADLR from the coding sequence ATGTCCAGACTTACATTATCGTTGACGACGGCGTTGCTGCTGTCGGCCGGGCCGCTGTTTGCGACCGGCGAGGGCGAGGCCGCCGCCGCCGCCGACATGGCGCCGGGTGCCATACTGCCGTGGACCGGGGCGGAGGTCGTCTACGACGGCTTCGGCGCCGATCTCGGCATCCAGGAGGATCCGGAGGCCCCGGTGGTGCAGGCGTACCGCGAGACCACCGGCAACGTGAGGATCGAGTGGAACACGGTGCCGTGGAACGACTACGACACCAAGCTCAACCTGTACCTGCAATCGGGCGACATGCCCGACATCGTGTGGGCGCGGGAATCGGTGCCCAAGGCCGCCACCTACGGGCCGGTGGGGATCTTCCTCGATTGGGACAAGTACAAGGAGTACATGCCCAACATGCAGCGCTGGGCCGCCGAGTTTCCGCACGTCAACAACGTGTTGACCGACAAGGGCGAACGCTTCGCCATCAACGACATCGCCAACGCCGAGTACATCGGGGAAGGCTACTTCTACAACGCCAACATCCTCGCGCAGGCCGGCATCGACGGCCCGCCGGAGACCATGGCGGAGTGGCTGGAGCAGATCAAGCAGATCAAGGCCGAGCTGCCGGATGTCGACGCGTTTCTCACCCAGTGGGGGCTGAGCTACTTCCTGCACGCCTTTGCGCGTCCGATGGATGTGAAGATCCGTGGCGTCGAGTACGACCAGAGTACGGGGCAGTGGGTATTTGGGCCGTTTCAACCCAATTACCGGACACTGATAGAATTCGTGCACGAGGCGTATGCGGCCGGCGCGTTCAACGCGGATACGATCGGCGAGTCGATTACCTCCGATCGGGTAGCCGAGTTGCAGGAACAGGGCAACTACGCCTTTACCTACATCTACTACGGCCAGACCACCGGCATCTGGGACTATGAAGCCGGCAAGCGGCCTCCGGAGGGCTTCCAGGGGATGAAGCCGCCAAGCTTCGACGGCGACACCTACTACTGGATCACCGTGGCGCACGACACCATCCCCTACTGGGGCTACATGGCCAGCTCCAAGGTGAAGAACCCCGAGTTGCTGGCCGCGTACATCGACAACGTCATGTCGGAAAAATCCTACGAGCTGTTCGAGTGGGGCATCGAGGGGCTGACGTTCCGGCGTACCGACGACGGCGGCTACGAGACCCTGCCGGAGTTCGCCAACAACACTGCCGGGCTGCGCGAGCTGGGAGTCGGAAACTTCCACGATCCGCGCTATATCCACTACAGCGACCGCGCCGTTACCTGGTTCGCCAAGACCAAGAAGGGCGACGTGGGGCGCGCGGCAATGGCGGCGGATATCAAGCGGCTGCAGGCGGGCGAGATGATCCCGCTGGTGAACTGGCCGCGGCCGGTGATGACCGGTGAGCAGAACGACGAGATCAGCAAGATCATGACGCCGGTCAACACCTTCGTCGAGGAGGAGCGCATCAAGTTCATCACCGGCGACCGCGACCTGTCCGAGTGGGACGACTTCATCGCCGAGATCAGGAAGCTCGGCGACGTCGACAAGGTGCTGTCCTACTACAACGGCGGCAAGCAGTTTCCGATGGGCGAGCGCCGCTACCCGATCCTGCCGGCCGACTTGCGGTGA
- a CDS encoding carbohydrate ABC transporter permease — protein sequence MWIERKANAFDLFNYALLVVMSACFLYPVVMTLALSFSDADQLGNATVGIWPVGYSLNAYRLLLSDDRILRFYLNTINYAGTGTLIMLISTSMMAYPLTFRDFRGGKLVSILLVISLFFSGGLVPTYLVVLRLGLVDTMWALVLPPAISAFNVMIFRTFFANIPASLRESASIDGAGHFTVLWRIIMPLSKPLLATFALYTAVMFWNDFFWSLIFLRDQDKQPIQLFLRRILVLLDFRDVENSTILEVIKNISSRTVKGAAVIITIAPILCVYPFLQKYFTKGMMIGAIKA from the coding sequence ATGTGGATAGAGCGCAAAGCCAACGCCTTCGACCTGTTCAACTACGCCCTCCTGGTAGTGATGAGCGCCTGTTTCCTGTACCCCGTGGTGATGACGCTGGCGTTGTCGTTCAGCGACGCCGACCAGCTCGGCAACGCCACCGTCGGCATCTGGCCGGTTGGATACTCGCTGAACGCGTATCGTCTGCTGCTCTCGGACGACAGAATACTGCGTTTCTATCTGAACACTATCAACTATGCCGGCACCGGCACGCTGATCATGTTGATCAGCACTTCGATGATGGCTTATCCGCTCACCTTCCGCGACTTTCGCGGCGGCAAGCTGGTCTCCATTCTGCTCGTGATTTCGCTGTTCTTTTCCGGCGGCCTGGTACCGACCTACCTCGTCGTGCTCAGACTGGGGCTGGTCGACACCATGTGGGCGCTGGTGCTGCCGCCCGCCATCTCGGCGTTCAACGTAATGATCTTCCGCACCTTCTTCGCCAACATACCGGCCTCGCTGCGCGAGTCGGCAAGCATCGACGGGGCCGGCCACTTCACCGTGCTGTGGCGCATCATCATGCCGCTCTCGAAGCCATTGTTGGCGACGTTCGCGCTCTACACCGCGGTGATGTTCTGGAACGACTTCTTCTGGTCGCTGATTTTTCTGCGCGACCAGGACAAGCAGCCGATTCAGCTCTTCCTGAGGCGCATTCTGGTGCTGCTCGACTTCCGCGACGTCGAGAACAGCACCATCCTCGAGGTCATCAAGAACATCAGCTCGCGTACGGTAAAGGGCGCCGCCGTGATCATTACCATTGCGCCGATCCTGTGCGTCTATCCGTTCCTGCAGAAATACTTCACCAAGGGTATGATGATCGGGGCGATCAAGGCATGA